A single Anatilimnocola floriformis DNA region contains:
- a CDS encoding serine/threonine-protein kinase encodes MTRARDFLGPYRLVRLIRVGQTCQIWEAAKSDDTTRYALKVPVPEKRKDRSIINELKREQEVGADCKGHRNIIQIHEFTTEGETPFLVMEYFEHPNLKLWLRGGPQQIAYFAPNFVEQGANALFHLHTKGWVHRDVKPDNFLISNEAHVKLIDFAISEKMKSGFSALLGGMFGGGRTVAGTRSYMSPEQIRKQNLDARADIYSFGCVLFELISGKPPYTGDNADDLLNKHLNAAVPSVLVFNQNVSQEFSDLIRRMMAKRKEDRPPTLWDFLKEYKAMRAFKVVPKPPTVPPKLSDDRKGFV; translated from the coding sequence TTGACACGCGCCCGCGATTTTCTTGGTCCTTACCGCCTGGTGCGGCTGATTCGCGTCGGCCAGACCTGCCAGATCTGGGAAGCCGCCAAATCGGACGACACCACGCGCTATGCGCTAAAAGTGCCGGTTCCGGAGAAGCGCAAGGACCGTTCGATCATCAACGAACTCAAGCGGGAGCAGGAGGTCGGCGCCGATTGCAAAGGTCACCGCAACATCATTCAGATCCACGAATTCACCACCGAGGGTGAAACGCCGTTTCTGGTGATGGAATATTTCGAGCACCCCAACCTCAAGCTGTGGCTCCGCGGCGGTCCTCAGCAAATTGCCTACTTTGCTCCGAACTTCGTCGAGCAAGGCGCCAACGCACTGTTTCACTTGCACACCAAGGGCTGGGTGCATCGCGACGTAAAGCCCGACAACTTTTTGATCAGCAACGAAGCTCACGTCAAACTGATCGACTTCGCCATCTCCGAAAAGATGAAATCCGGCTTCTCGGCCCTGCTCGGTGGCATGTTTGGCGGCGGCCGAACCGTTGCTGGCACTCGCAGCTACATGTCGCCCGAGCAGATTCGCAAACAAAACCTCGACGCGCGAGCCGATATCTATAGCTTCGGGTGCGTGCTGTTCGAACTGATCAGCGGCAAACCTCCCTACACCGGCGACAACGCCGACGATCTGCTCAACAAGCATTTGAATGCCGCCGTGCCATCAGTGCTGGTATTCAATCAGAACGTCTCGCAAGAATTCAGTGATCTTATTCGACGGATGATGGCGAAACGCAAGGAAGATCGTCCGCCAACCCTGTGGGATTTTTTGAAAGAGTACAAGGCGATGCGGGCGTTCAAGGTTGTGCCCAAACCGCCAACGGTCCCGCCCAAGCTAAGTGATGACCGCAAGGGATTTGTGTAG
- a CDS encoding CvpA family protein gives MQGYDFVMIGVLIGAVAWGAWKGFAWQVASTASMVLSYFVALNFRTPLSQAIKTDPPWNVFVAMLILFLGTSLVVWLCFNFVSQAIERMKLKEFDRQVGALLGLAKGVILCVIITLFAMSLLDQARRQAIINSRSGYYISQLLAKADAIMPRELRQVLAPYVDGLEQNMQTSGYYAPPPGYQNNRLPGLINNAINAVEQQFENMQGQNPNQGSYYGGQAGYNNQPNNGYNTQPNNGGYNQPAMNPGYNNGQQPYIDPQMADRYRQPTQPQRPLNNGNY, from the coding sequence ATGCAAGGCTACGACTTTGTGATGATCGGTGTGCTGATCGGCGCCGTGGCTTGGGGCGCGTGGAAAGGCTTTGCCTGGCAAGTCGCTTCGACGGCTTCGATGGTCCTCAGCTACTTCGTGGCTCTCAACTTTCGCACGCCGCTGTCGCAAGCGATCAAGACCGATCCACCATGGAATGTCTTCGTCGCCATGCTCATTCTCTTTCTGGGCACGTCGCTCGTCGTGTGGCTCTGCTTCAACTTCGTCAGCCAAGCCATCGAGCGGATGAAGCTCAAGGAGTTCGATCGTCAGGTCGGCGCGCTCCTCGGCCTCGCCAAGGGCGTGATCCTGTGCGTCATCATCACGCTCTTTGCGATGAGCTTGCTCGATCAAGCGCGTCGCCAGGCCATCATCAACAGCCGCAGCGGCTACTACATCTCGCAGCTCCTCGCCAAAGCCGACGCCATCATGCCGCGCGAGCTCCGACAAGTGCTGGCGCCGTATGTCGACGGCCTGGAACAAAACATGCAGACCAGCGGCTACTACGCGCCGCCGCCTGGTTACCAGAACAACCGCTTGCCCGGTTTGATCAACAACGCCATCAACGCCGTGGAGCAACAGTTCGAAAACATGCAGGGGCAAAACCCGAACCAAGGGAGCTACTACGGTGGCCAGGCCGGTTACAACAACCAGCCCAACAACGGCTACAACACTCAGCCGAACAACGGTGGCTACAACCAGCCCGCCATGAATCCTGGTTACAACAACGGCCAGCAACCGTACATCGATCCGCAGATGGCCGACCGCTATCGTCAGCCAACACAACCTCAGCGGCCGCTGAACAACGGCAACTACTAA
- a CDS encoding aminopeptidase P N-terminal domain-containing protein, whose amino-acid sequence MRHEAIDSKLFTENRDRLRALLPPKSLAIVQANDVLPTNADGSFLIHPNSDLFFLSGIEQEESILLIFPDADDEKQREILFLREPNDHLKVWEGHKHTKEQGTEISGVKTIKWLSEFRGIFHRLMVEVEHVYLNTNEHRAASLAVPSRDERFVKSTRDKYPLHDYRRLAPLLHHLRVIKTPTEIELLKKAVEITKAGFLRVLSFTKPGVYENEVEAEFAHEFIRQRGKFAYNPIIAAGKNSCILHYNSNDLPCNDGDLLLLDVAASYANYNADLTRTIPISGRFTPRQRDVYDAVLRVMRASIKGAVVGKKHRDWTKESQLHMNEELLKLGLIKQEDIDKQTDDELACRKYFMHGLGHPLGLDVHDVGHLSEAFAPGWVLTVEPGIYIPDEGFGVRLENDIVVTESGPIDLMAGTPVEADEIEHLMASRHN is encoded by the coding sequence ATGCGTCACGAAGCGATCGACTCGAAACTCTTCACCGAAAACCGCGATCGGCTCCGCGCGCTGCTGCCGCCAAAATCGCTGGCCATCGTACAGGCCAACGACGTACTGCCGACGAACGCCGACGGCTCGTTTCTAATTCATCCCAACTCCGACCTCTTCTTCCTCAGCGGCATCGAACAGGAAGAGAGCATCCTGCTGATCTTTCCCGATGCCGATGACGAGAAGCAACGCGAGATCCTGTTTCTGCGCGAGCCCAACGACCATTTGAAAGTGTGGGAGGGGCACAAACACACGAAAGAGCAGGGGACCGAAATCAGCGGCGTGAAGACCATCAAATGGCTGAGCGAATTTCGCGGCATCTTCCATCGGCTGATGGTTGAGGTAGAGCATGTCTATTTGAATACGAACGAACACCGAGCCGCGTCGTTGGCCGTTCCTTCACGCGATGAACGATTCGTGAAATCGACTCGCGATAAATATCCGCTGCACGACTATCGCCGCCTGGCGCCACTGCTGCATCACTTGCGCGTGATCAAGACACCGACCGAAATCGAGCTGCTGAAGAAGGCGGTCGAGATCACCAAGGCCGGCTTTCTGCGCGTGTTGTCATTCACCAAGCCGGGTGTTTACGAAAACGAAGTGGAAGCCGAGTTCGCGCACGAGTTCATTCGTCAGCGCGGAAAGTTTGCGTACAACCCAATCATTGCAGCCGGCAAGAACAGTTGCATTCTGCATTACAACTCCAACGACTTGCCCTGCAACGACGGCGACCTGCTGCTGCTCGACGTCGCCGCGTCGTACGCCAATTACAACGCCGATCTGACACGAACCATTCCGATCAGCGGCCGCTTCACGCCGCGACAGCGCGATGTCTACGACGCCGTGCTCCGCGTCATGCGCGCGAGCATCAAGGGTGCCGTCGTCGGCAAGAAGCACCGCGACTGGACCAAGGAATCGCAGCTGCACATGAATGAAGAATTACTGAAGCTCGGCTTGATCAAGCAGGAAGATATCGACAAGCAAACCGACGACGAGCTCGCCTGCCGCAAGTACTTCATGCACGGCTTGGGCCATCCACTCGGGCTCGACGTGCACGACGTCGGCCATTTGAGCGAAGCCTTTGCGCCGGGTTGGGTGCTGACTGTCGAGCCGGGCATTTACATTCCCGACGAAGGCTTTGGCGTGCGACTCGAAAACGATATCGTCGTCACTGAGAGCGGACCGATCGACTTAATGGCAGGCACGCCGGTAGAAGCAGATGAGATCGAGCACTTGATGGCATCGAGACACAACTAA
- a CDS encoding acetyl-CoA carboxylase carboxyltransferase subunit alpha translates to MSDTTTTAANGSSNGAANGSTNGASSATPAGLDFEQPILTLEAQLRSLEQTPARTPEQEEELRRVRREVNDVTRQIYSTLTPWQIVQVSRHKDRPYTADYVSLVFEDFVELHGDRRFGDDRALLTGFARLDQHKVLVVGHQKGRTYKERSACYFGCAHPEGYRKALLKMKMAEKYGIPIVCLIDTPGAYPGIGAEERGQSQAIAENMYEMSRLNTPIVCIVIGEGGSGGALGIGVGDRVAMLQYSYYSVISPEGCAGILWKSHQFAEKAATALKFTSSDLHRLGVIDHVIEEPLGGAHRDHVQTAARVKQYLLRSLRELASKNGAQLTDARYDKFRRMGMFLEESTA, encoded by the coding sequence ATGAGCGATACGACAACCACGGCAGCCAATGGCTCGAGCAACGGCGCAGCGAATGGTTCCACCAATGGCGCCAGCAGCGCCACGCCGGCCGGCCTCGACTTTGAACAACCGATCCTGACGCTCGAGGCGCAACTGCGCTCGCTCGAGCAAACGCCGGCGCGCACTCCCGAGCAAGAAGAAGAACTCCGCCGGGTCCGCCGCGAGGTGAACGATGTCACCCGGCAGATCTACAGCACGCTCACTCCCTGGCAGATTGTCCAAGTGTCGCGCCACAAAGATCGCCCGTACACGGCCGATTATGTGTCGCTCGTTTTCGAAGATTTCGTAGAGCTCCACGGCGACCGCCGCTTTGGCGACGACCGCGCGCTGCTGACCGGTTTCGCCCGGCTCGATCAACACAAAGTGCTCGTCGTCGGCCATCAGAAAGGCCGCACCTACAAAGAACGCAGCGCATGCTACTTCGGCTGCGCCCATCCCGAGGGTTATCGCAAAGCCCTGCTGAAGATGAAGATGGCCGAGAAATACGGCATTCCGATCGTTTGCTTGATCGATACTCCCGGGGCTTATCCGGGCATCGGCGCCGAAGAACGGGGCCAATCGCAAGCCATCGCCGAAAACATGTATGAGATGAGCCGTCTCAACACCCCGATCGTCTGCATCGTGATCGGCGAAGGCGGCAGCGGCGGCGCCCTTGGTATTGGGGTGGGCGATCGAGTAGCAATGCTGCAGTACTCCTATTACTCTGTCATCAGTCCTGAAGGTTGCGCCGGCATTCTCTGGAAGAGCCACCAGTTCGCCGAGAAGGCCGCGACCGCGCTGAAGTTCACGTCGAGCGATCTGCATCGCCTGGGTGTCATCGATCATGTGATCGAGGAACCACTCGGTGGCGCGCATCGCGATCACGTGCAGACCGCAGCCCGAGTGAAACAATATTTGCTCCGTTCGTTACGCGAACTCGCTAGCAAGAACGGCGCACAGCTTACCGATGCACGGTATGATAAATTCCGACGGATGGGCATGTTCTTGGAAGAATCCACTGCTTAA
- a CDS encoding metal-dependent hydrolase, which yields MADFKTHITFSTGLGVVYGVAGHFYFNMPIETSLLGFGLCSVSGMLPDLDSDSGTPVREMSTFAASVIPMLMLPRFEAFACCHEMMVLMAAVMYCIIRFGVVEVFKRYTVHRGMWHSIPACVVCGLITFLIVADNHLEVRFFKAAAVMLGFFSHLFLDEVWSLSVRSGRLNVKKSSGTAIKFFGKDSWGNFSVYGKLVILSLFAVGDPMLMRFFGQDTYFGNQVVQGVIRNTNQRVIQAEQITERAIEEEARRLGQSHLDGGNPTYNQPGYNNTQPPPGYQQPAYPQQGYGDPNNYANPGYAPQQQQPVYPYQR from the coding sequence ATGGCGGATTTCAAAACTCACATCACCTTCAGCACCGGACTCGGTGTTGTCTACGGCGTGGCTGGTCATTTCTATTTCAACATGCCGATCGAAACGAGCTTGCTCGGTTTCGGTTTGTGCAGCGTCAGCGGCATGTTGCCCGATCTCGATAGCGACTCGGGAACACCCGTCCGCGAAATGTCGACGTTTGCGGCATCGGTCATTCCGATGCTCATGCTGCCGCGGTTCGAAGCCTTTGCGTGCTGCCACGAGATGATGGTGCTGATGGCGGCGGTCATGTACTGCATCATCCGCTTTGGCGTGGTCGAGGTTTTCAAACGTTACACCGTGCACCGCGGCATGTGGCACAGCATTCCCGCGTGCGTGGTCTGCGGGCTCATCACGTTCTTGATCGTGGCCGACAACCATCTGGAAGTGCGATTCTTCAAAGCGGCCGCCGTGATGCTGGGTTTCTTCTCACACCTGTTTCTCGACGAGGTCTGGAGTCTCAGCGTTCGCTCCGGCCGGCTGAACGTGAAGAAGTCGTCCGGTACGGCGATCAAATTCTTCGGCAAGGATAGCTGGGGCAACTTCAGCGTCTACGGCAAGCTCGTCATCCTGTCGCTCTTCGCCGTCGGCGATCCGATGCTGATGCGATTCTTCGGCCAGGATACCTACTTCGGCAACCAGGTTGTGCAAGGCGTGATTCGCAACACCAACCAGCGCGTGATCCAAGCCGAACAAATCACGGAACGAGCGATCGAAGAAGAAGCGCGACGTCTGGGGCAATCGCATCTCGATGGTGGCAACCCCACGTATAACCAGCCGGGTTACAACAACACACAGCCGCCGCCCGGCTATCAGCAACCGGCGTATCCGCAGCAGGGGTACGGCGATCCGAACAACTATGCCAATCCCGGCTACGCGCCGCAGCAACAGCAACCGGTGTATCCGTATCAGCGGTGA
- a CDS encoding acyl-CoA desaturase gives MTIFQRLFGRRADARLAVPEPVLPVRIAWGYLISITSIHLLSLLAFNPWYFSWTGVVVGFVGVLTYGLFGITLGYHRLLTHQGLVVPKWLERIFATLGVLCLEDTPARWVAIHRMHHKHSDERDDPHTPLVNFWWSHIGWLLIEHREHSTIFFYEKYARDILRDPYYLWLERKLAWFWVYAAHVVAYYLVGFAAGYVMTRDVMGAVQFGSSIVVWGVFVRTIIVWNGSWSVNSLTHVFGYRNYDTKDKSRNYWPVAIWAHGEGWHNNHHADQRSAAHGHKWWEFDATYAVIRILVRLGLAKDVVLPRAWTKADGAKAEAVVGATSSATKTVIDDDLPQGDSSPAKAA, from the coding sequence ATGACAATTTTTCAACGACTTTTTGGTCGACGCGCTGATGCGCGCCTCGCCGTACCCGAGCCGGTGTTGCCAGTCAGAATTGCCTGGGGCTATCTGATCAGCATTACATCGATTCATCTGCTCAGCCTCCTTGCTTTCAACCCGTGGTACTTCAGCTGGACCGGCGTTGTCGTCGGCTTTGTTGGCGTTCTCACCTACGGGCTGTTTGGCATCACGCTGGGCTACCATCGGTTGCTCACGCACCAAGGTCTCGTCGTGCCCAAGTGGCTCGAGCGAATCTTCGCCACGTTGGGGGTGCTGTGCCTTGAAGACACCCCGGCCCGTTGGGTCGCCATTCACCGGATGCATCACAAGCATTCTGATGAGCGCGACGATCCCCACACGCCACTGGTCAACTTCTGGTGGTCGCACATCGGCTGGTTGCTGATCGAACATCGCGAGCACAGCACGATCTTCTTCTATGAGAAATATGCTCGCGACATTCTGCGAGACCCCTACTACCTTTGGCTCGAACGCAAGCTGGCCTGGTTCTGGGTCTATGCCGCGCACGTGGTTGCCTATTACCTGGTCGGCTTCGCGGCTGGCTATGTGATGACTCGCGACGTGATGGGCGCTGTGCAGTTTGGTTCCAGCATCGTCGTCTGGGGTGTCTTCGTCCGGACCATCATTGTGTGGAATGGCAGCTGGAGCGTGAACTCGCTGACCCATGTCTTCGGCTATCGCAATTACGACACCAAGGACAAGAGTCGCAACTACTGGCCGGTCGCCATCTGGGCTCACGGCGAGGGTTGGCACAACAACCATCACGCCGATCAGCGGTCGGCCGCCCACGGTCACAAGTGGTGGGAATTCGATGCCACGTACGCCGTGATCAGGATCCTGGTGCGACTCGGTTTGGCCAAGGACGTGGTCTTACCGCGGGCCTGGACCAAGGCCGACGGCGCGAAGGCCGAAGCGGTCGTCGGAGCGACTAGCAGCGCGACCAAAACGGTCATCGACGATGACTTGCCGCAAGGCGATTCGTCGCCGGCCAAAGCAGCCTAA
- a CDS encoding histidine phosphatase family protein, translated as MLPSPAPNTCVLVLVRHGATAANLAVPHVLQGCGLDLSLCEIGVKQAEQVAEFLGELFVDRPSPALFSSQLKRAVETAEKIRSRLLLRRPSAAHGANGDDEVTQIAGLHEVDVGRWEGRDYDDVRFNDVEAHQQFIDDAATYGYPEGETITAVANRVQPIFESLAEQNLGKTIIVVAHNILLRSYFARLLGIPLRDYRGLAQDNCCVNVLVWQDGVMNVRTINSTWHIK; from the coding sequence ATGCTCCCCTCCCCTGCCCCGAATACTTGTGTGCTGGTGCTCGTGCGACATGGCGCTACGGCGGCGAACCTCGCCGTGCCACATGTGTTGCAAGGTTGCGGTTTGGATTTGAGCCTGTGCGAGATCGGCGTGAAGCAAGCCGAGCAAGTGGCGGAGTTTTTGGGTGAGTTGTTTGTCGACCGCCCCTCCCCTGCCCTGTTCAGCAGTCAGTTGAAGCGCGCTGTCGAAACGGCGGAGAAGATTCGGAGTCGCCTTTTACTCCGCCGACCATCAGCCGCTCATGGAGCGAACGGCGACGATGAGGTAACGCAGATCGCCGGGCTGCACGAGGTCGATGTGGGTCGCTGGGAAGGTCGCGACTACGACGACGTTCGCTTCAACGACGTGGAAGCGCATCAGCAGTTCATCGACGATGCGGCAACCTATGGTTATCCCGAGGGTGAGACCATCACCGCTGTTGCCAATCGCGTGCAGCCGATTTTTGAATCCTTGGCGGAGCAGAATTTGGGAAAGACGATCATCGTCGTCGCGCACAATATTTTGCTGCGATCTTATTTCGCGCGGTTGCTCGGCATTCCGCTGCGAGACTATCGCGGTCTGGCGCAAGACAACTGCTGCGTGAATGTGCTCGTGTGGCAAGACGGCGTGATGAATGTGCGGACGATTAATTCGACCTGGCACATCAAGTGA
- a CDS encoding PVC-type heme-binding CxxCH protein: MKRYFLFLALLSTTIFAADAPAPIPPKDAPAAMKLPKGFKVSLFAGEPDIVQPIAFTFDDRGRLWVVECLSYPEWNKAGQGSDRVTILEDRDGDGKFDEKKVFYNKGVNLSGIEWGHGGVWLTAVPNLIFIPDRDGDDQPDGEPVVILDGWDLAAKHNVVNGLAWGPDGYLYGLNGILSNSKVGKPGCKPEDRKPINCGVWRVHPQTHEFEPFAYGTTNPWGIDWNEHGQLFITNCVIKHLFHVVPGGHYERMFGQDLMPRSYGLIQSCADHLHWGGGHWTNSRGGQGVHSEAGGGHAHSGCLIYQGEGLPEQFRNRVYACNIHGGRVNQDRLEPHGSGYVAKHEPDFLFANDSWFRGLAVKQGPDGSVYVTDWCDTGECHDYVDVERDNGRIFKVTHGEKKSPAVDLVKLSQPELLKLVGSNNEWLSRHARRKIQELAFTEKLDAVAARETLVTTLVTGEAEHARLRALWTLQAAKMITDTDLRAALRDPSEHVRAWGVTLTVDSIKPKNVHLDALLRLAAEDRAPQVRLALACALQRLSLKERLAVAQRLVAHEEDAEDHHIPLMIWYGIEPLVDQQPADAAKLLTDCRIPLVRQHLVRCYLESDPGEKKLTTVLDSLGAARDAEVQLDLCRGILLALEGRRSVPPPANWNAIFKTLSASRSLDVQDQAIALAVKFDDAKIIARLREQLGNVGQDVPTRERALQLLLTKQPADLPPALFPLLNEPKMRAVAIKALAAYQHHETPAALLHIYDKLSPEERADVIQTLASRVSYAVSLLNAVEAKTVPRSDISAGMLRQLQALSNPQVAKQLDAIWGTIRPAAEDKKELAAKYKAMLTADTLAKADLGKGRGVFTKNCASCHRLFGEGGKMGPDLTGSQRANLDYILENALDPSAVVPREYQVTTFLLDNGRVVQGIILRETAQAVNVQTPNELLTIPLATIDERKQSKLSMMPEGIFQRLSDEEVRDLVGYLSRGQGQ, from the coding sequence ATGAAACGATACTTCCTCTTCCTCGCTCTTCTATCCACAACCATCTTCGCCGCCGATGCCCCTGCGCCGATCCCGCCGAAGGACGCACCAGCGGCGATGAAACTCCCTAAGGGTTTCAAAGTCTCGCTCTTCGCCGGCGAACCCGATATCGTGCAACCGATCGCGTTCACCTTCGACGATCGCGGCCGACTGTGGGTGGTCGAATGTTTGTCGTATCCCGAGTGGAACAAGGCAGGGCAGGGGAGTGACCGCGTGACGATCCTGGAGGATCGCGACGGCGACGGTAAGTTCGATGAGAAGAAGGTTTTCTACAACAAGGGCGTGAATCTCTCCGGCATTGAATGGGGCCATGGCGGCGTGTGGCTCACGGCTGTACCGAATCTCATTTTCATTCCCGATCGCGATGGTGATGACCAACCCGACGGCGAACCGGTTGTCATTCTCGACGGTTGGGATCTGGCCGCGAAGCACAACGTCGTCAACGGTCTCGCTTGGGGCCCCGACGGTTACCTCTACGGCCTGAACGGCATTCTCTCGAACAGCAAGGTCGGCAAGCCGGGCTGCAAACCCGAAGACCGCAAGCCAATCAACTGCGGCGTGTGGCGCGTGCATCCGCAAACGCATGAGTTCGAGCCGTTCGCTTACGGCACGACAAATCCGTGGGGCATCGATTGGAACGAACACGGCCAGCTGTTCATCACCAACTGCGTGATCAAGCATCTCTTCCACGTTGTCCCCGGCGGCCACTACGAGCGGATGTTCGGCCAGGATCTCATGCCGCGGTCGTATGGTCTTATTCAAAGTTGTGCGGACCATCTTCACTGGGGCGGCGGTCACTGGACGAACAGCAGGGGAGGGCAGGGGGTCCACAGCGAAGCCGGCGGCGGTCATGCTCACAGCGGCTGCCTGATTTATCAAGGCGAAGGCCTGCCAGAGCAGTTTCGCAACCGCGTCTATGCCTGCAACATTCACGGCGGTCGCGTGAATCAAGATCGCCTCGAACCGCACGGCAGCGGTTACGTCGCCAAGCACGAGCCGGACTTTCTGTTTGCCAATGACAGCTGGTTCCGCGGTCTTGCCGTGAAGCAAGGTCCCGACGGGAGTGTCTACGTCACCGATTGGTGCGACACCGGTGAATGCCATGACTACGTCGACGTCGAGCGCGACAACGGCCGCATCTTCAAAGTGACTCATGGCGAAAAAAAGTCGCCAGCCGTTGATCTGGTGAAGCTCTCGCAACCAGAACTCCTCAAGCTCGTCGGCAGCAACAACGAATGGCTGTCGCGCCATGCTCGGCGGAAGATCCAAGAGCTGGCCTTCACCGAAAAACTCGACGCCGTCGCTGCCCGCGAAACGCTGGTCACGACGTTGGTGACGGGTGAAGCAGAACACGCTCGCCTGCGAGCACTCTGGACACTGCAAGCCGCCAAGATGATCACCGACACCGATCTGCGGGCCGCGCTTCGTGATCCGAGCGAGCATGTCCGCGCGTGGGGAGTAACACTCACCGTCGATTCGATCAAACCGAAGAACGTTCACCTCGATGCACTGTTGCGACTCGCCGCGGAAGATCGCGCGCCGCAAGTTCGGCTGGCGCTCGCCTGTGCGCTGCAGCGGTTATCGCTGAAGGAACGACTCGCGGTCGCGCAGCGGCTGGTCGCGCACGAGGAAGATGCCGAAGATCATCACATTCCGCTGATGATTTGGTACGGCATCGAGCCGCTCGTCGATCAGCAACCAGCCGATGCGGCCAAGTTGCTGACAGACTGCCGCATCCCTCTAGTTCGCCAGCATCTGGTGCGCTGCTACCTCGAGTCTGACCCTGGCGAGAAGAAACTAACGACCGTACTCGACTCGCTCGGCGCCGCCCGCGATGCCGAAGTGCAACTCGATCTCTGCCGCGGCATTCTCCTCGCGCTCGAAGGTCGCCGAAGTGTTCCACCGCCGGCAAACTGGAACGCGATCTTCAAAACACTCAGCGCCAGTCGCAGCTTGGATGTGCAGGACCAAGCCATCGCGCTTGCGGTGAAATTTGACGATGCAAAAATCATCGCCAGGCTGCGCGAGCAACTCGGCAACGTCGGCCAGGATGTGCCGACGCGCGAGCGAGCACTGCAATTGCTTCTCACCAAGCAACCCGCCGATTTGCCGCCGGCGTTGTTTCCGCTTTTGAATGAACCCAAGATGCGAGCCGTCGCGATCAAAGCGCTTGCCGCGTATCAGCACCACGAAACGCCGGCCGCCTTGCTGCATATCTATGACAAACTCTCACCGGAAGAGCGGGCCGATGTCATTCAGACTCTGGCCTCGCGCGTCAGCTACGCCGTTTCGTTGCTGAACGCAGTGGAAGCAAAAACCGTCCCTCGCAGCGACATCTCAGCCGGCATGCTGCGACAGTTGCAAGCGCTCAGCAATCCGCAAGTCGCCAAACAGCTCGATGCGATCTGGGGCACCATTCGTCCTGCCGCCGAAGACAAGAAGGAGCTCGCCGCCAAATACAAAGCGATGCTGACGGCCGACACGCTCGCCAAAGCCGATCTAGGGAAGGGCAGGGGAGTGTTCACGAAAAACTGCGCGAGTTGCCATCGCCTCTTCGGCGAAGGTGGCAAGATGGGCCCCGATCTCACTGGCTCGCAGCGAGCCAATCTCGACTACATCCTCGAGAACGCGCTCGACCCCTCCGCTGTTGTCCCCCGCGAATATCAAGTGACTACGTTCCTCCTCGACAACGGCCGCGTGGTGCAAGGCATCATCCTTCGCGAAACGGCCCAAGCCGTGAACGTGCAAACGCCGAACGAACTCCTCACCATTCCGCTGGCCACCATCGACGAGCGCAAACAGTCGAAGCTCTCGATGATGCCCGAAGGGATTTTTCAACGGCTGAGCGACGAAGAAGTACGCGACCTGGTCGGCTATCTGTCGCGTGGGCAAGGACAGTAG
- the dtd gene encoding D-aminoacyl-tRNA deacylase — MRAVLQRVTRAQVSVAGEIVGQIGAGLLVLLGVENDDTEQDARTLAERTIGLRIFDDPDGKMNLSVRDIGGSVLVVSQFTLLGDCRKGRRPSFIDAAPPEHADELYKLYVAAIAAENIPTATGRFRTTMAVELVNDGPVTLLLDSRKRF; from the coding sequence ATGAGAGCCGTCCTGCAACGAGTCACTCGCGCGCAAGTTTCCGTCGCTGGCGAAATCGTCGGCCAAATCGGCGCGGGACTGCTCGTGCTACTGGGCGTGGAAAACGACGACACCGAACAAGATGCTCGCACACTCGCCGAGCGCACGATTGGCCTCCGCATCTTCGACGATCCCGACGGCAAGATGAACCTCAGCGTCCGCGACATCGGCGGCAGCGTGCTGGTCGTCAGCCAGTTCACGCTCCTGGGCGATTGTCGCAAAGGTCGCCGCCCCAGCTTCATCGACGCGGCGCCGCCCGAGCACGCCGATGAACTCTACAAACTTTACGTCGCCGCGATCGCCGCCGAGAACATTCCAACCGCGACCGGTCGCTTTCGCACGACGATGGCCGTCGAACTCGTCAACGATGGACCTGTGACGTTACTACTGGATAGTCGAAAGCGTTTTTAG